In one Anas platyrhynchos isolate ZD024472 breed Pekin duck chromosome 8, IASCAAS_PekinDuck_T2T, whole genome shotgun sequence genomic region, the following are encoded:
- the CRIP2 gene encoding cysteine-rich protein 2 isoform X2, with protein sequence MASKCPKCDKTVYFAEKVSSLGKDWHKFCLKCERCNKTLTPGGHAEHDGKPFCHKPCYATLFGPKGVNIGGAGSYIYEKPQIEGQTAPGPIEHPVKVEERKVNAAPPKGPSKASSVTTFTGEPNMCPRCGKRVYFAEKVTSLGKDWHRPCLRCERCSKTLTPGGHAEHDGQPYCHKPCYGILFGPKGVNTGAVGSYIYDKDPEAKNQP encoded by the exons ATGGCATCCAAGTGCCCCAAGTGCGACAAGACCGTGTATTTCG CCGAGAAGGTCTCCTCCTTGGGCAAGGACTGGCACAAGTTCTGCCTGAAGTGTGAGCGCTGCAACAAGACCCTGACCCCGGGCGGGCACGCCGAG CATGATGGGAAGCCCTTCTGCCACAAGCCCTGCTACGCGACGCTGTTCGGCCCCAAAG GGGTGAACATCGGCGGTGCCGGGTCCTACATCTACGAGAAGCCGCAAATCGAGGGGCAGACAGCCCCGGGGCCCATCGAGCACCCGGTGAaggtggaggagaggaaggTGAATGCCGCGCCGCCCAAGGGACCCAGCAAAG CCTCCAGCGTCACCACCTTCACCGGGGAGCCCAACATGTGCCCGCGCTGCGGCAAGAGGGTCTACTTTG CCGAGAAGGTGACCTCGCTGGGGAAGGACTGGCACCGGCCCTGCCTACGCTGCGAGCGCTGCAGCAAGACGCTGACCCCCGGGGGCCACGCCGAG CACGACGGACAGCCCTACTGCCACAAGCCCTGCTACGGGATCCTCTTCGGGCCGAAGG GCGTCAACACCGGAGCCGTGGGCAGCTACATCTACGACAAAGACCCCGAGGCGAAGAACCAGCCGTag
- the CRIP2 gene encoding cysteine-rich protein 2 isoform X1: protein MKMSRSWRGRRDGPGGAGWAWQLQIFEWSRAVRGNAAAKIDPGSRKERATAAGAACWGGEDNRGTTELSPGDAGLAAEWPACTAREGAEKVSSLGKDWHKFCLKCERCNKTLTPGGHAEHDGKPFCHKPCYATLFGPKGVNIGGAGSYIYEKPQIEGQTAPGPIEHPVKVEERKVNAAPPKGPSKASSVTTFTGEPNMCPRCGKRVYFAEKVTSLGKDWHRPCLRCERCSKTLTPGGHAEHDGQPYCHKPCYGILFGPKGVNTGAVGSYIYDKDPEAKNQP from the exons ATGAAAATgagcaggagctggcggggccgGCGCGACGGGCCGGGTGGGGCCGGGTGGGCATGGCAACTCCAAATATTTGAATGGAGCAGGGCCGTGCGGGGTAACGCGGCAGCAAAAATAGACCCGGGGAGTAGGAAGGAACGTGCTACTGCTGCCGGAGCGgcgtgctggggaggggaggacaaCCGTGGCACCACAGAGCTGTCACCCGGGGATGCTGGGCTTGCAGCGGAGTGGCCAGCGTGCACGGCGAGGGAAGGGG CCGAGAAGGTCTCCTCCTTGGGCAAGGACTGGCACAAGTTCTGCCTGAAGTGTGAGCGCTGCAACAAGACCCTGACCCCGGGCGGGCACGCCGAG CATGATGGGAAGCCCTTCTGCCACAAGCCCTGCTACGCGACGCTGTTCGGCCCCAAAG GGGTGAACATCGGCGGTGCCGGGTCCTACATCTACGAGAAGCCGCAAATCGAGGGGCAGACAGCCCCGGGGCCCATCGAGCACCCGGTGAaggtggaggagaggaaggTGAATGCCGCGCCGCCCAAGGGACCCAGCAAAG CCTCCAGCGTCACCACCTTCACCGGGGAGCCCAACATGTGCCCGCGCTGCGGCAAGAGGGTCTACTTTG CCGAGAAGGTGACCTCGCTGGGGAAGGACTGGCACCGGCCCTGCCTACGCTGCGAGCGCTGCAGCAAGACGCTGACCCCCGGGGGCCACGCCGAG CACGACGGACAGCCCTACTGCCACAAGCCCTGCTACGGGATCCTCTTCGGGCCGAAGG GCGTCAACACCGGAGCCGTGGGCAGCTACATCTACGACAAAGACCCCGAGGCGAAGAACCAGCCGTag